A genomic region of Elephas maximus indicus isolate mEleMax1 chromosome 10, mEleMax1 primary haplotype, whole genome shotgun sequence contains the following coding sequences:
- the TMEM121 gene encoding transmembrane protein 121 has translation MVLPPPDRRHVCLTTLVIMGSMAVMDAYLVEQNQGPRKIGVCIIVLVGDVCFLLVLRYVAVWVGAEVRTAKRGYAMILWFLYIFVLEIKLYFIFQNYKAARRGVADPVTRKALTLLLSVCVPGLFLLLVALDRMEYVRTFRKREDLRGRLFWVALDLLDLLDMQANLWEPPRTGLPLWAEGLTFFYCYMLLLVLPCVALSEVSMQGEHIAPQKMMVYPVLSLATVNVVAVLARAANMALFRDSRVSAIFVGKNVVALATKACTFLEYRRQVRDFPPPALALELQPPPQRNSVPPPPPLHGPPGRPHGPSPTRDVLDT, from the coding sequence ATGGTGCTGCCGCCCCCGGACCGGCGCCACGTGTGCCTGACCACGCTGGTGATCATGGGCAGCATGGCAGTCATGGACGCGTACCTGGTGGAGCAAAACCAGGGTCCGCGCAAGATCGGCGTGTGCATCATTGTGTTGGTGGGTGACGTGTGCTTCCTGCTGGTGCTGCGCTACGTGGCCGTGTGGGTGGGCGCCGAAGTGCGCACGGCCAAGCGTGGCTACGCCATGATCCTCTGGTTCTTGTACATCTTCGTGCTGGAGATCAAGCTCTACTTCATTTTCCAGAACTACAAGGCGGCGCGGCGCGGCGTGGCCGACCCGGTGACGCGCAAGGCGCTGACGCTGCTGCTGTCGGTGTGCGTGCCCGGCCTCTTCTTGCTGCTCGTGGCGCTCGACCGCATGGAGTACGTGCGCACCTTCCGCAAGCGCGAGGACCTGCGCGGCCGCCTCTTCTGGGTGGCACTCGACCTGCTGGACCTGCTGGACATGCAGGCCAACCTGTGGGAGCCGCCGCGCACAGGGCTACCGCTATGGGCCGAGGGCCTCACCTTCTTCTACTGCTACATGCTGCTGCTGGTACTGCCTTGTGTGGCGCTCAGCGAGGTCAGCATGCAGGGGGAGCACATCGCCCCGCAGAAGATGATGGTCTACCCGGTGCTCAGCCTCGCCACGGTCAACGTGGTCGCCGTCCTGGCGCGCGCCGCCAACATGGCGCTCTTCCGCGACAGCCGCGTCTCAGCCATCTTCGTCGGCAAGAACGTGGTGGCGCTCGCCACCAAGGCCTGCACCTTCCTTGAGTACCGACGCCAGGTGCGCGACTTCCCGCCGCCGGCGCTCGCCTTGGAGCTGCAGCCGCCGCCGCAGCGCAACTcggtgccgccgccgccgcccctgcATGGCCCGCCCGGTAGACCCCACGGGCCTTCGCCCACGCGGGACGTCCTGGACACGTGA